The following proteins are co-located in the Polyangia bacterium genome:
- the apaG gene encoding Co2+/Mg2+ efflux protein ApaG: MSTALTNGILITVKTEYIPERSSLSSRQFAFAYTVHIENQGAVTAQLRSRHWIITDAGGGVQEVRGEGVVGAQPILRPGEMFEYTSWCVLPTQSGSMRGTYRMVTDGETFEAEIAPFRLSLPQSLN, translated from the coding sequence ATGTCCACTGCCCTGACGAACGGCATTCTGATCACGGTCAAGACCGAGTACATCCCCGAACGCTCGTCTTTGTCGTCGCGGCAGTTCGCGTTTGCGTACACGGTGCACATCGAAAACCAGGGCGCGGTGACCGCCCAGCTGCGCAGCCGGCACTGGATCATCACCGATGCTGGCGGCGGCGTGCAGGAGGTGCGCGGCGAAGGGGTGGTGGGCGCGCAGCCAATCTTGCGCCCGGGCGAGATGTTCGAATACACCAGCTGGTGCGTGTTGCCCACCCAGTCCGGTTCGATGCGCGGCACTTACCGCATGGTCACCGACGGCGAAACCTTCGAGGCGGAGATCGCCCCGTTTCGTCTGTCCTTGCCGCAGAGCCTGAATTGA
- the rpiB gene encoding ribose 5-phosphate isomerase B: MKIVIGSDHAGFTLKQELAKTISAAGHEVLDVGTTSTAPVDYPDFAEAVGRAVLDGRADRGVLICGSGVGASVAANKLVGIRAAVCHDTYSAHQGVEHDDMNVLVIGSRVVGTALAAELVRAYLTAAFTHEERHVRRLEKVKALERVRS, from the coding sequence ATGAAGATTGTCATCGGTTCTGACCACGCCGGCTTCACCCTCAAACAAGAGTTGGCCAAGACCATCAGCGCCGCCGGCCACGAGGTGCTGGACGTGGGCACCACCTCGACGGCGCCGGTGGACTATCCGGACTTCGCCGAAGCGGTCGGCCGCGCCGTCCTGGATGGCCGCGCCGACCGCGGGGTGCTGATCTGCGGCAGCGGCGTCGGCGCGTCGGTGGCGGCCAACAAGCTGGTCGGGATCCGCGCCGCTGTTTGCCATGACACATACTCGGCGCACCAGGGCGTCGAGCACGACGACATGAACGTGCTGGTGATCGGCTCGCGCGTGGTGGGCACGGCGCTGGCGGCCGAACTGGTGCGCGCCTACCTGACCGCGGCGTTCACGCACGAAGAGCGCCACGTCCGCCGACTGGAAAAAGTGAAGGCACTGGAACGCGTGCGTTCCTAG
- a CDS encoding flagellar export chaperone FliS, producing the protein MLAVKRYANTRNETASKERLMVLLFETALKHMRVAAVAMEGGRVLDGMEPLAKACDIIAELTATLDHAKAPQLCARLTDLYLFCGDRLIAAAATRSGKPIREAERVFAPIADAFTSAVAMTQGASPK; encoded by the coding sequence ATGCTCGCAGTCAAACGGTACGCCAATACCCGCAACGAGACCGCTTCGAAAGAACGCCTGATGGTTCTCCTGTTCGAGACCGCGCTGAAACACATGCGCGTGGCCGCCGTGGCGATGGAGGGTGGCCGCGTGCTGGATGGAATGGAGCCGCTGGCCAAGGCCTGCGACATCATCGCCGAGCTGACCGCCACGCTGGATCACGCGAAGGCTCCCCAGCTGTGCGCGCGTCTGACCGATCTTTACTTGTTCTGTGGTGATCGTTTGATCGCCGCCGCCGCCACTCGCAGCGGCAAGCCCATTCGCGAGGCCGAGCGCGTCTTCGCCCCCATCGCCGACGCTTTCACCAGCGCGGTGGCGATGACCCAAGGCGCGTCGCCGAAATGA
- a CDS encoding TIGR01777 family oxidoreductase — protein sequence MKVLIAGAAGLIGTKLAAALVGSGVEVAVLVRDVSRAARVLPGAALHVWDATSGQPPMGAFDGVDGVVNLIGESISTGRWSEKRKKVLRDSRIVATRALVDAMRGLTTRPKVLVSASAVGYYGDRGDELLTETSAAGAGFLADLARDWEAEALRAQELGLRVVVVRTGVVLARDGGMLGKLLPVFRMGLGVRVGSGNQWFPWIHIDDEVALIRHALTDARAVGALNAVAPEPATNREFTSVLAATLSRPSLLTAPAFALRLLVGDKADELLLASQRAMPVRTLESGFHFRYPLLRAALKAALNP from the coding sequence ATGAAGGTCCTCATCGCCGGCGCGGCCGGGCTGATCGGAACCAAGCTGGCCGCTGCGTTGGTCGGATCGGGCGTGGAGGTCGCGGTGTTGGTGCGCGACGTTTCGCGGGCGGCGCGCGTTCTTCCCGGCGCGGCCTTGCACGTCTGGGACGCCACCTCCGGCCAGCCGCCGATGGGCGCCTTCGACGGCGTCGACGGGGTGGTGAACCTGATCGGCGAATCGATCTCCACCGGCCGCTGGTCGGAGAAACGCAAGAAGGTGTTGCGCGACAGTCGCATCGTTGCCACACGGGCGCTGGTCGATGCGATGCGCGGCTTGACCACGCGGCCGAAGGTCCTGGTCTCGGCCTCGGCGGTCGGCTACTACGGCGATCGCGGCGACGAGCTGCTCACCGAGACGTCGGCGGCGGGCGCTGGATTCCTTGCCGATTTGGCGCGCGACTGGGAGGCTGAGGCGCTGCGTGCGCAGGAGCTCGGCCTGCGCGTGGTGGTGGTGCGCACCGGCGTGGTGCTGGCGCGAGACGGCGGCATGCTGGGCAAGCTGCTGCCGGTGTTTCGGATGGGGCTGGGCGTTCGGGTAGGTTCTGGCAATCAGTGGTTTCCCTGGATTCACATCGACGACGAGGTGGCGTTGATCCGCCACGCGCTCACCGATGCCCGCGCCGTCGGGGCGCTGAACGCGGTGGCGCCCGAGCCAGCGACCAACCGCGAATTCACCTCGGTGCTGGCGGCGACGCTATCGCGCCCGTCGCTGCTGACGGCGCCAGCCTTCGCTTTGCGGCTGTTGGTGGGCGACAAGGCCGACGAGCTGCTCTTGGCCAGTCAGCGCGCCATGCCGGTTCGGACGCTGGAGTCCGGTTTCCACTTTCGCTATCCGCTGCTGCGCGCCGCCCTCAAAGCCGCGCTCAATCCCTAG
- a CDS encoding ATP-binding protein: MQEQPSDLALAREQAAALARALAAQNDELRTLQTALREERREMDLLRAERDARLVAQGRGNQPEGAFVAKVSHELRTPLHAMLALSQLLLDELVGPLSVEQRKYLEVIDRNAQNLLRLAGDLLDLSRIQAGALAVEARATDVSATVHAVALTLSPLAAAKRLSLKVELPDALPPAWCDAARLEQVLTNLIGNAIKFTATGSVTISAALDAAASGLRIDVTDTGIGITEDAQARIFGEFFQADPAHRKHGAGLGLAIAGHLTEAMGGQISVASVLGAGSRFTVSLPLGEEGARGTHTPRR; this comes from the coding sequence TTGCAAGAGCAGCCGAGCGATCTGGCGCTGGCGCGCGAGCAGGCGGCGGCTTTGGCGCGCGCCTTGGCGGCCCAGAACGACGAGCTACGGACCCTGCAGACGGCGCTGCGCGAAGAGCGGCGCGAGATGGATCTGCTGCGCGCCGAGCGCGACGCCCGCCTGGTGGCCCAGGGCCGCGGCAATCAACCGGAAGGCGCCTTCGTCGCCAAGGTCAGCCACGAATTGCGCACGCCGCTGCACGCGATGCTGGCGTTGTCGCAGCTGTTGCTGGACGAACTGGTGGGTCCGCTGTCAGTCGAGCAGCGCAAGTATCTAGAGGTGATCGATCGCAACGCCCAGAACCTGCTGCGGCTAGCCGGCGATCTCTTGGATCTCTCACGCATTCAGGCTGGCGCGCTGGCGGTGGAGGCACGCGCCACCGACGTCAGCGCCACCGTGCACGCGGTGGCCCTGACCTTGTCGCCGCTGGCGGCGGCAAAAAGATTGTCGCTGAAAGTCGAGCTGCCGGACGCTCTGCCGCCTGCCTGGTGCGACGCCGCTCGGCTTGAGCAGGTGTTGACCAACCTGATCGGCAATGCCATCAAGTTCACGGCGACGGGCAGCGTGACGATCAGCGCCGCGCTGGACGCCGCGGCGAGCGGCCTGCGCATCGACGTCACGGACACCGGCATCGGCATCACCGAAGACGCCCAGGCCCGCATCTTCGGCGAGTTTTTCCAGGCCGATCCAGCCCACCGAAAGCACGGCGCGGGCCTGGGCCTGGCCATTGCCGGGCACCTGACCGAAGCGATGGGCGGTCAGATCAGCGTCGCCAGCGTGCTCGGCGCCGGGTCGCGATTCACCGTGAGCTTGCCGCTTGGCGAGGAGGGCGCGCGTGGCACGCATACTCCTCGCCGATGA
- a CDS encoding SDR family NAD(P)-dependent oxidoreductase — MDDKRVLILGATSAIAADLARLYAARGARLYLIGRSPEKMRTLTESLGVALVGARTADFDDTAAAAGIVDAAVAALGGVDVAVIAHGLLGDQLATEKTYAVAEAVIRTNFLSVVALLIPLCNHLETAGRGGHIAVLSTVAAERGRPRNFTYGSAKSALNTYLQGLRTRLYRAGVEIHTIKLGPVDTPMTTSHRKHLLFAKSGAVATSIISAIDRGRAEPYVPWFWRWIMLFVRNLPEWALQKLSFLSGR, encoded by the coding sequence GTGGACGACAAGCGCGTGTTGATCCTGGGCGCCACTTCCGCCATCGCCGCCGACCTGGCGCGTCTTTACGCTGCGCGCGGCGCGCGGCTTTACCTGATCGGTCGCTCGCCCGAGAAGATGCGGACACTGACCGAAAGCCTGGGCGTCGCGCTGGTCGGCGCCCGCACGGCCGACTTTGACGACACCGCCGCCGCGGCCGGCATCGTCGACGCGGCGGTGGCGGCGCTGGGCGGCGTCGACGTGGCGGTCATCGCGCACGGCTTGCTGGGCGATCAACTGGCCACCGAGAAGACCTACGCCGTCGCCGAGGCGGTCATACGCACGAATTTTCTGTCCGTGGTGGCGCTGCTGATCCCGCTCTGCAATCACCTGGAGACCGCCGGTCGCGGCGGCCACATCGCGGTGCTGTCCACCGTGGCCGCCGAACGCGGCCGCCCCCGCAATTTCACCTACGGCTCTGCCAAGAGCGCGCTCAACACGTACCTGCAAGGCCTGCGCACGCGCCTTTACCGTGCCGGCGTCGAGATCCACACCATCAAGCTCGGCCCGGTGGACACGCCGATGACGACCAGCCACCGGAAGCACCTGCTGTTCGCGAAATCCGGCGCGGTCGCCACGTCGATCATCAGCGCCATCGATCGCGGGCGGGCCGAGCCCTACGTGCCGTGGTTCTGGCGCTGGATCATGCTGTTCGTCCGCAACCTGCCCGAGTGGGCGCTGCAGAAGCTTTCGTTCCTATCGGGCCGTTAA
- a CDS encoding glycosyltransferase family 2 protein, which produces MPKSVSLCMIVKNEAELLPRFLSAAQGLWDQLCVVDTGSTDGTLDILQAAGAQVIHRPWHDDFSAARNAGLEIATGDWILFLDADEMATPAVKPALRALIEDDSIGAATLVMRNLLPHGHRRESPLLRLFRNHQNIRFSYPIHEDIAGAVSRFLEDSGRKLGRINAIVDHLGYVRERAANRQKKERDTALLMRCLERHPADFYSWFKLLELARFWRDRPLWAEAAAATQKALDQAGPLALFDRHYGGELVALCADGLHPGDAPRALGFIGAWIDLVAPSAALFLRRGELRELMDETVGAASDFGRCRALADVTPDIQMATVRPLMGLARLAIANADLPEAWRRVDEALSYNPRDPESLLLSMLIIRSRRGVAGARDFAAGLRAKYGDSSELHEALGEAALLACDAGTAVGELRLAAGEPPRGRTALRLAQALLAAGQIDDAAQLSALLIPSLPEAGIGVLVSDLCRGKDSDLELDIDRALADQTLRSWIDTLRLGQRDVLAQFASHAPAIAPVFPWLPGYLADPAAPATPSKPPGPTKLFSPSAA; this is translated from the coding sequence ATGCCCAAGTCCGTCTCGCTCTGCATGATCGTCAAGAACGAGGCGGAACTTCTGCCCCGGTTCCTTTCGGCGGCGCAGGGTCTGTGGGACCAGCTGTGCGTGGTCGACACCGGCTCCACCGACGGCACGCTGGACATCTTGCAAGCGGCCGGCGCCCAGGTGATTCATCGCCCATGGCACGACGACTTTTCCGCCGCGCGCAACGCCGGCCTGGAGATCGCCACCGGCGATTGGATCTTGTTCCTGGATGCCGACGAGATGGCCACTCCCGCGGTGAAGCCCGCGCTGCGCGCGTTGATCGAAGACGACAGTATTGGCGCCGCCACCCTGGTGATGCGCAATCTCTTGCCGCACGGCCACCGACGAGAGTCGCCACTTTTGCGGCTGTTTCGCAATCACCAGAACATTCGTTTCAGCTATCCCATTCACGAGGATATCGCCGGCGCAGTGTCGCGCTTCCTGGAAGACAGCGGCCGCAAGCTGGGGCGAATCAATGCCATCGTCGATCACCTGGGCTACGTGCGCGAGCGCGCCGCCAACCGCCAAAAAAAAGAGCGCGACACAGCGCTGCTGATGCGCTGTCTGGAGCGACATCCAGCGGATTTTTACAGCTGGTTCAAACTGCTCGAGCTGGCCCGGTTCTGGCGCGATCGCCCGCTGTGGGCCGAGGCGGCGGCGGCCACGCAGAAGGCCCTGGACCAAGCCGGGCCGCTGGCATTGTTCGATCGTCATTATGGCGGTGAGCTCGTCGCCCTGTGCGCCGATGGTCTGCACCCCGGCGATGCGCCGCGCGCGCTCGGCTTCATCGGCGCCTGGATTGATCTGGTGGCGCCGTCGGCAGCGCTGTTCCTCCGTCGGGGCGAGTTGCGCGAGCTGATGGACGAGACGGTCGGGGCGGCCTCCGATTTCGGCCGCTGCCGCGCGCTGGCCGACGTCACCCCCGACATCCAGATGGCCACCGTGCGCCCGCTGATGGGCCTGGCCCGGCTGGCCATCGCCAACGCCGATTTGCCCGAGGCCTGGCGACGCGTCGACGAGGCGCTTTCCTATAACCCGCGCGATCCTGAATCGCTGCTGCTGAGCATGCTCATCATTCGATCGCGGCGGGGCGTGGCCGGTGCGCGCGACTTTGCCGCCGGCTTGCGCGCCAAGTACGGCGATTCGTCCGAGCTGCACGAAGCGCTGGGCGAGGCGGCGCTGCTGGCTTGCGACGCCGGCACCGCCGTCGGTGAATTGCGCCTGGCCGCCGGCGAGCCGCCCCGCGGCCGAACCGCGCTGCGCCTGGCCCAGGCCCTGCTGGCCGCCGGCCAGATCGACGACGCCGCCCAGCTTTCGGCGCTGCTGATCCCGTCGCTGCCGGAGGCGGGAATCGGCGTGCTGGTCAGCGATCTGTGCCGCGGCAAGGACAGCGATCTGGAACTGGACATCGATCGGGCGCTGGCCGATCAGACCCTGCGCTCCTGGATCGATACCTTGCGCCTGGGCCAGCGCGACGTGCTGGCCCAGTTCGCTTCCCACGCGCCCGCCATCGCGCCGGTGTTCCCCTGGCTGCCGGGCTATCTTGCCGATCCGGCCGCGCCGGCGACGCCCAGCAAGCCGCCGGGCCCGACCAAGTTGTTCTCGCCCAGCGCGGCTTGA
- a CDS encoding response regulator, with amino-acid sequence MARILLADDNADSRFAVVQTLKKLTEHEVEEVDSGVATLERVRGSDFDLVLLDVQMPGMDGYEVCRQLRADERTRRLPVLFLTATHYQVESRLRGLDVGADDFIVQPVSNQELVARIKSVLRVKALADEIRHYNAELETKIRQRTGDVEKLAHQLRAERDTLRETFDVFEEGLCLINQSGVLEVANSTGRRLYGTPLRRELDALARDAIISASKCDRGANVNGRAFVARAYPVSGKRVLLYVRDITSDREGEVRRLQAEKLASIGMLAAGVAHEINNPAAFVLANIEALSGQMRLIEEKLKDLPTGTSKRLGLPEILFEATAILQESKEGMARIHRIVRDLGSFSHADYDSTSSVNVNAAVESALTMLRNELKYRAHVERDLQATKAVRANLARLGQVFLNLIMNAAQALDETRINRNIVSVRSFDQDGFVVVEVQDNGPGIPEEVLPRIFDSFFTTKPRGVGTGLGLPISQGIVRSLGGDVTVDNRPGEGATFRVRLPASAAVSEPIAVPAPERRPGYQRRRVLAVDDEALLLKAYRRMLGDTHDVVTTLGAEEALRLLETDGDFAVVLCDLQMPDMSGMDLFAVVRARMPALADRFIFVTGGAFSADAKRFLEETSPAVVNKPFRLDELLALIDQQAELAQAQSAKAKMRQASSRPAAS; translated from the coding sequence GTGGCACGCATACTCCTCGCCGATGACAACGCGGACAGCCGGTTCGCGGTTGTCCAGACCCTGAAAAAACTGACCGAGCACGAAGTAGAAGAGGTGGACAGCGGCGTGGCCACCTTGGAACGCGTGCGTGGTTCCGATTTTGATCTGGTGCTTTTGGACGTCCAGATGCCGGGGATGGACGGCTACGAGGTTTGCCGTCAGCTGCGCGCCGACGAGCGCACGCGCCGCCTGCCGGTGCTGTTCTTGACCGCCACTCACTACCAGGTCGAAAGCCGCCTGCGGGGCCTCGACGTCGGCGCCGATGACTTCATCGTCCAGCCGGTCAGCAATCAGGAGCTGGTGGCGCGCATCAAGTCGGTGCTGCGGGTGAAGGCGCTGGCCGACGAGATCAGGCATTACAACGCCGAGCTCGAAACCAAGATTCGCCAGCGCACCGGCGACGTGGAAAAGCTGGCCCACCAGCTGCGCGCCGAGCGCGACACCCTGCGCGAGACCTTCGACGTGTTCGAGGAAGGCCTGTGCTTGATCAACCAGTCGGGTGTGCTGGAGGTGGCGAACTCGACCGGGCGGCGGCTTTACGGGACCCCTTTGCGGCGCGAGCTGGACGCGCTGGCCCGCGACGCCATCATCAGCGCGTCGAAGTGCGATCGCGGGGCGAACGTCAACGGCCGGGCGTTCGTGGCGCGCGCCTATCCGGTCTCCGGCAAGCGCGTGTTGCTGTACGTCCGTGACATCACGTCGGACCGCGAAGGCGAGGTGCGCCGCTTGCAAGCCGAGAAGCTGGCTTCGATCGGCATGCTGGCGGCCGGCGTGGCCCACGAGATCAACAACCCGGCCGCCTTCGTGCTGGCCAACATCGAAGCGCTGTCCGGGCAGATGCGGCTCATCGAAGAAAAGTTGAAAGATCTGCCGACCGGCACTTCCAAACGTCTGGGCCTGCCAGAAATTCTCTTCGAAGCCACCGCCATCCTGCAGGAATCGAAGGAGGGCATGGCGCGCATTCACCGCATCGTGCGCGATCTGGGATCGTTCTCGCACGCGGACTATGACTCGACGTCGTCGGTGAACGTGAACGCGGCGGTCGAATCGGCGCTTACGATGTTGCGGAACGAGCTGAAATATAGAGCCCACGTCGAACGCGATCTGCAGGCGACCAAGGCAGTGCGGGCCAACCTGGCGCGTCTTGGGCAAGTGTTCTTGAACCTGATCATGAACGCGGCCCAGGCGCTGGACGAAACTCGCATCAACCGCAACATCGTCAGCGTGCGCAGCTTTGATCAGGACGGGTTCGTGGTGGTCGAGGTGCAGGACAACGGTCCCGGCATTCCCGAGGAGGTCTTGCCGCGTATCTTCGATTCGTTCTTCACCACCAAACCGCGCGGCGTGGGGACCGGGTTGGGGCTGCCCATCTCGCAAGGGATCGTGCGATCGCTGGGCGGCGACGTCACCGTCGACAACCGGCCGGGCGAGGGCGCCACGTTTCGCGTCCGGCTGCCGGCGTCTGCCGCGGTCAGCGAACCGATCGCCGTGCCCGCGCCGGAGCGCCGTCCCGGATATCAGCGCCGCCGCGTCCTGGCCGTCGACGACGAGGCGCTGCTGCTGAAGGCCTATCGCCGTATGCTGGGCGACACGCACGACGTGGTCACCACCCTGGGCGCTGAGGAGGCGCTGCGGCTTTTGGAGACCGACGGCGACTTCGCTGTCGTCTTGTGCGATCTGCAGATGCCGGACATGTCGGGGATGGATCTGTTCGCGGTGGTGCGGGCGCGCATGCCCGCCCTGGCCGATCGGTTCATCTTCGTCACCGGCGGCGCATTTTCGGCGGACGCCAAGCGGTTCTTGGAGGAGACCAGCCCGGCGGTGGTGAACAAACCGTTCCGCCTCGACGAGCTTCTGGCCTTGATCGATCAGCAGGCCGAGCTGGCCCAGGCGCAGTCGGCGAAGGCCAAGATGCGCCAGGCGTCGTCGCGTCCAGCGGCGTCGTAG
- a CDS encoding (deoxy)nucleoside triphosphate pyrophosphohydrolase, which yields MSSEPRVRKLVVAALIRDGGRVLVSRRRADQAMPLLWEFPGGKVEPGESPEVALVREVREELGCAVCVDRIHEVVFHPYAEFDLLMLVYSCTITGGVPAPVEVAEVAWVEATDLPTLDLLPADFPLARALAAEPHR from the coding sequence ATGTCATCGGAGCCGCGGGTTCGAAAGCTGGTGGTGGCGGCGCTGATCCGCGACGGCGGGCGGGTGCTGGTCTCGCGGCGCCGGGCGGATCAGGCGATGCCGCTTTTGTGGGAGTTCCCCGGCGGTAAGGTCGAGCCTGGCGAATCTCCGGAGGTGGCTCTGGTCCGTGAGGTTCGCGAGGAACTGGGCTGCGCCGTGTGCGTCGATCGCATCCACGAGGTGGTCTTTCACCCGTACGCCGAATTCGATCTGCTGATGCTGGTCTATTCGTGCACGATCACGGGCGGAGTTCCAGCGCCGGTCGAGGTGGCGGAGGTGGCGTGGGTCGAGGCGACGGATTTGCCGACGCTGGATTTGCTGCCAGCGGATTTCCCCCTGGCCCGCGCGCTGGCCGCCGAGCCCCACCGCTGA
- a CDS encoding glutathione peroxidase, protein MSLHDLTVNTVDLQPKSLGDFKGQVLLVVNTASECGYTPQYAGLESLHRELRDQGFAVLGFPSNDFGGQEPGSEAEIKNFCSAKYDITFPLFQKVKTSGSEQSPVYAFLTAHESPPKWNFHKYLVGKDGNVIRSFGHRVTPDDADLRAAINAALKA, encoded by the coding sequence ATGTCACTACACGATCTCACGGTGAATACGGTCGACCTTCAACCAAAAAGCCTGGGCGATTTCAAAGGCCAGGTTCTGCTGGTGGTGAACACCGCCTCTGAATGCGGGTACACCCCGCAATACGCGGGTCTGGAAAGCCTGCATCGTGAATTGCGCGACCAGGGATTCGCCGTGCTGGGCTTTCCCTCCAACGACTTTGGCGGGCAAGAGCCGGGCAGCGAAGCGGAGATCAAGAATTTCTGCAGCGCCAAATACGACATCACCTTTCCGCTGTTTCAAAAGGTGAAGACCAGTGGCAGCGAACAATCGCCGGTGTACGCCTTCCTGACCGCCCACGAATCGCCGCCGAAATGGAACTTTCACAAGTACCTGGTCGGCAAGGACGGCAACGTCATCCGGTCGTTTGGCCACCGCGTGACCCCCGACGACGCCGACCTGCGCGCCGCCATCAACGCCGCGTTGAAGGCCTAG
- a CDS encoding 4a-hydroxytetrahydrobiopterin dehydratase: MAAAKDPPLSARRCVPCEGGTPPLDEASAASLLAEVSGWKKRSAAGKDGKGGQDASASHLEIHKRFSFMDFLGAMAFVDRMAALAEQEGHHPDFCVHYDQVDVTLWTHAVKGLSENDFILAAKIDAVVE; this comes from the coding sequence ATGGCCGCCGCCAAAGACCCACCGCTTTCCGCTCGGCGCTGCGTCCCTTGCGAGGGAGGAACGCCGCCGCTCGACGAAGCCAGCGCGGCCAGTTTGCTGGCCGAGGTGTCCGGCTGGAAAAAGCGCTCCGCCGCCGGCAAGGACGGCAAAGGCGGCCAGGACGCCAGCGCGTCGCACCTGGAGATCCACAAGCGATTCTCTTTCATGGATTTTCTGGGTGCCATGGCCTTCGTCGATCGGATGGCGGCCTTGGCCGAGCAAGAAGGCCACCACCCGGATTTCTGCGTCCACTACGACCAGGTGGACGTCACCCTGTGGACGCACGCGGTGAAAGGCTTGTCGGAAAACGACTTCATCCTGGCGGCGAAGATCGACGCGGTCGTCGAATGA
- the pyk gene encoding pyruvate kinase yields the protein MSHHNDIGIRRAKIVCTLGPASDTPEMIHTLIDAGMDVARLNFSHGTHEDHARRLTLVRQASEALGKPVAVLQDLCGPKIRSGRGAPAALPDGSEVFLVEGKTGDARTIAIEYPGLANDLHPGDVVRLDDGRIVLRVSAVHDGKLTAIVEQGETPRDRMGVNLPSRRVRMAALTEQDKADLLFGLQVGVDYVALSFVKRAEDLQELRAICERAGRPTPIVAKIETPEAVENLHDIVVAADAVMVARGDLGVELSPERVPVIQKEIIGQCRLQQKPVIVATEMLQSMIESTRPTRAEASDVAAAVFDGADAVMLSAETASGKHPLAACAMMSRIILEAEHSRFYAPVPSEPGRTMQEAIAHAACEVALELGARVLVAFTTTGGTPRLISKARPRMPIIAFSSNAESQRRLALYWGVVSQPLEEISRTEDLVDRVSVILREQEIVAPGECFIMAFGAPVARRNPTNSIRVVRL from the coding sequence ATGAGCCACCACAACGACATCGGCATCCGCCGCGCGAAGATCGTCTGCACGCTGGGTCCGGCCTCCGATACGCCCGAGATGATTCACACGTTGATCGATGCCGGCATGGATGTCGCGCGTCTGAATTTTTCGCACGGCACGCACGAAGACCACGCCCGCCGCCTGACCCTGGTTCGCCAGGCCAGCGAAGCGCTGGGCAAGCCGGTAGCGGTGCTGCAGGATCTTTGCGGCCCGAAGATCCGCAGCGGCCGCGGGGCGCCCGCGGCGTTGCCCGACGGCAGCGAGGTCTTCCTGGTCGAAGGCAAGACCGGCGACGCGCGCACCATCGCCATTGAATACCCGGGCCTGGCCAACGACCTGCACCCGGGCGACGTGGTCCGCCTGGACGACGGGCGGATCGTTCTGCGCGTCAGCGCCGTCCACGACGGCAAGCTGACGGCGATCGTCGAACAGGGCGAGACGCCGCGCGATCGGATGGGGGTGAACCTGCCGTCGCGGCGCGTGCGCATGGCGGCGCTGACCGAACAGGACAAGGCCGATCTGCTCTTTGGTTTGCAGGTGGGCGTCGACTATGTGGCGCTGTCGTTCGTCAAGCGCGCCGAAGACCTGCAAGAGCTGCGCGCCATCTGCGAACGGGCTGGCCGGCCGACGCCCATCGTGGCCAAGATCGAGACCCCCGAAGCGGTGGAGAACCTGCACGACATCGTCGTCGCCGCCGACGCGGTGATGGTGGCGCGCGGCGATCTGGGCGTCGAGCTTTCTCCGGAGCGCGTGCCGGTGATCCAAAAAGAGATCATCGGCCAGTGCCGCCTGCAGCAAAAACCGGTCATCGTCGCCACCGAGATGCTGCAGTCGATGATCGAGTCGACGCGTCCGACGCGCGCCGAGGCCAGCGACGTGGCGGCGGCGGTGTTCGACGGCGCGGACGCGGTGATGTTGTCGGCGGAGACCGCCTCGGGCAAGCACCCGCTGGCCGCCTGCGCGATGATGTCGCGGATCATTCTTGAAGCCGAGCACAGCCGTTTCTATGCACCGGTTCCCTCCGAGCCCGGCCGCACCATGCAGGAGGCGATCGCCCATGCCGCCTGCGAGGTGGCGCTCGAGCTGGGCGCGCGCGTGCTGGTCGCCTTCACCACCACCGGCGGCACGCCGCGCCTGATCTCCAAGGCGCGCCCGCGCATGCCGATCATCGCCTTCTCGTCGAACGCAGAGAGCCAGCGGCGGCTGGCCCTTTACTGGGGCGTGGTCTCGCAGCCACTGGAAGAGATCAGCCGCACCGAAGATCTGGTGGATCGGGTCAGCGTCATCCTGCGAGAACAAGAAATCGTCGCTCCCGGCGAGTGCTTCATCATGGCCTTCGGGGCGCCGGTCGCGCGGCGCAACCCCACCAACTCGATCCGCGTCGTTCGTCTGTGA